The nucleotide window GCAAGAAAGACACCATAATTATCGCCCCCAAAAACTGCGTCAACAGAATTACCGGAAACGTCAAGAGTCTCAGACCCGGCGAAAAGACAACCGTTCACGGAGTGACAATTGAAGCAGTCGAAGCCTACAACACTAAGCGGTTCAAGCCTTCAGGAAAGCCTTGGCACCCAAAAGGCTACGGAGTAGGCTACTTGATCAAAGCTGAAGACAAGACTATCTACCACGCAGGAGACACGGATTTCATCCCGGAAATGCGCCACCTCAAAAACATCGACTTAGCCTTACTTCCCACGGGCGACAAATACACCATGGACAACGCTGAAGCCGCCGAAGCAGTAAAAGCAATCAAACCCAAAACTGCGATGCCAATGCACACATGGGAAACAAACCGCGAAGAATTCAAAAAGAAAGCCGAAGCCGAATCAAAAACCAAAGTAGTGTTGCCACAAGAAGGAGAGGAATACACAGTTCGCTAGAACGCCCTCAGAAAAACCTTAGTTGGCTCACACATCAAAACGAGAATCTATGAGAATACTGTTTTATTGCTGTCGAGATTCTCATCGGAACGAAGACCGCTATACCACTTCTCAAACTCAGCATAGGAACTTGCTCAAGAGGCTCATATTCATCCCCGAATTCTGAATCGTTGTTCCATTCCAACAGCAAAGGCAAGTCCTCCTTCTCCACAACC belongs to Candidatus Bathyarchaeia archaeon and includes:
- a CDS encoding MBL fold metallo-hydrolase, with the protein product MTIHVKWLGHSSFQIITTDKILYVDLKKYGKVIQTSEKADIILVTHNHGDHCSPQKIQNLSKKDTIIIAPKNCVNRITGNVKSLRPGEKTTVHGVTIEAVEAYNTKRFKPSGKPWHPKGYGVGYLIKAEDKTIYHAGDTDFIPEMRHLKNIDLALLPTGDKYTMDNAEAAEAVKAIKPKTAMPMHTWETNREEFKKKAEAESKTKVVLPQEGEEYTVR